TGTCCCGAGGGTTTTGTTCGATGAAGTAACGGACGTATTCGCCCACCAGAATGGCGCCGAAGTGCTGCTGCAATTGCGCAGCCAGCCAGCTTTTACCACTCGACTCCGGCCCTGCCAGTACCAGCACCTTCATGTGCGCAGCGCCGGGTCGCGGTGCCAGTCACGCCAGCCTTGAATGGCGATGATCGCGAACAGGGCGTACAGGCCCGCCGTCCCGTACAGATCCTGGTAAGCAAAGAAACCGATATAGAGCACGTCGATCACACACCACAGTGCCCAGCACTGCAGGCGTTTTTGGGCCATCCACACTTGGGCGACCAGGCTGAAAGCGGTCAGCGCTGCATCCTGCCAAGGGAACTGGGAGTCGGTCCAGTGCGCCATCGAGGCGCCCAATGCCAGGCTGCCCACGGCGCCGATAACCAGACCCAACCCCACGTGCAGGGATCTTAACCGGGTTACGACGCGGCCTTCATGTTGCTCGCCTGCGCGGGTCCACTGCCACCAGCCATAGACTTGCAGCAGGGCAAAAAACACTTGCAGCAACATGCCGGAGTACAGCTTGAGGCCGAAAAAAATCCAGCTATAAAGCAGCACCATCACCAGACCAATGGGCCAGCACCAAGGGTTCTGCTTGACCGT
This genomic stretch from Pseudomonas deceptionensis harbors:
- the pnuC gene encoding nicotinamide riboside transporter PnuC, whose product is MSGLELFAAALGVIAVWLTVKQNPWCWPIGLVMVLLYSWIFFGLKLYSGMLLQVFFALLQVYGWWQWTRAGEQHEGRVVTRLRSLHVGLGLVIGAVGSLALGASMAHWTDSQFPWQDAALTAFSLVAQVWMAQKRLQCWALWCVIDVLYIGFFAYQDLYGTAGLYALFAIIAIQGWRDWHRDPALRT